The Sandaracinus amylolyticus genomic interval ATCGCGTCGGGCGCTTCGAGCTCGCCGATCGCGGGACGCTCTTCCTCGACGAGGTCGGCGAGATTCCCCTCGAGATGCAGTCGAAGCTGCTCCGCGTCCTGCAGGACGGCGCGCTCGAGCGCATCGGCGATCCGCGCACCCGGCGCGTCGACGTGCGCGTGATCGCCGCGACGAACCGCGACCTCGAGGCCGACGTCGCGGCGGGCCGCTTCCGGCGCGACCTCTACTACCGGCTCGGCGTGTTCCCGCTCGAGGTGCCTCCGCTCCGCGAGCGCGCCGAGGACGTGCTCCCGCTCGCGCGCTACTACCTGCGGCGCTCCGTGAAGGCCCTCGGTCGTGGCCCCCTGGAGCTCACCCGCGTCCACGAGCGCCTGCTGATCGATCACGACTGGCCGGGCAACGTCCGCGAGCTCGCGAACGTGATCGAGCGCGCGGTGATCCTCTCCTCGGGCTCCGAGCTGCGGCTCGATCTCGCGATGCCCAAGCGCGCGCGCACCACGCCCGTCGCGACGCCGCCCGCGGTGGTCCCCAGCGCAGCGCGCGACGAGCCCGAGAAGCCCGCGCCGGCACCGATCCGCACCGAGAGCGAGCTGCGGGAGCTCGAGCGCGCGAACCTCCTCGCCGCCCTCGAGCGCGCAGGTGGGCGCATCGCGGGCCGTGGCGGTGCCGCCGAGGTGCTCGGCGTCCGTCCGTCCACACTTCGCGATCGCATGCGCGCCTTCGGGATCGAAGCGCGGCATTACCGACGTTCGTAGCGCTCGCGACACTTCGTTCCTGCGCACGGGAATCCGTGCCTGCGCGCGAGATTCCGCGAGCGCGTGCGAGGTACGTGCAAATTTTCCGTGAATCCACGATCCGTCCCCCTTGCGGCGAACGGCACGAGACCTGCTCAAGGGGGGCGCGCATGAGCAGTCCTCCTCACGAGTCCCCCGACGCTCGCGCGGCGCACACGACCCGCCACGAGCACCCGACGAGGCGCGCTCGCCCCGCGTCGCGCGCCCCGCTCGGCGCGACGCCGCTCCGTCCTCCGACCCGCAGCGAGCGCGCGGCGCTCGACGTCTCCCCTCGCGCCCGCCTGCCGCAGCGCGAGCCCCTGGATCCATGAACGAAGAGCTCGCACGCCTGCGCGACACGCTCGTACAGGTGGTGGAACGGCTGACCCGCGACGTCAGGGCGCTGGAGCGCGAGGTGGAGAGCGATCACGCGCTCGCCACGACGCTCGCTGCGCTCGCGGGCGGCACCCCGGACCTGCCGCCACTCCGCGCGCGGCTGGTGATCGTCCAGCCCGTGCGAGGCACGCGCATCGAGGACGAGATCGCGGAGCTCGACGCCGTGTCGGCCGAGCTCGACGCGCGCCTCGAGTCGCTGCGACGCGAGAGCCGCCGGATCGATCACGCGCTCGAGCCGCTGCTCTGGAACAGCGACGACGCGATCCTCACGCGCACGCCGGGCGGACGAACGCTCGCGAATTCGCGCGGCGCGCCGATCCTCGACGCGCTCGCCACGCGCGCGCCCGGCGCCGGTCTGTTCACGCTCGCGACCGGCGAGCGCCTCGCGGGCGACGCGCTCCCGCACGAACGCGCCGCGCGCGGCGAGGCGATCGATCAGCTGGCCGTGCACCTGCGCGCGCCCGGTGAGCTCGTGCCGACGGCGCTCGTCGCCGTGGCGCGTCCGCTGCCACACGGCGCGGGCGTCGCGGTCTTCCGCGCGCGCCGCGCCGCTCGTTGAGAGAGACGACAGGGGAGGAACGATGGAGAGCACCGCGACGACGACCGACATCCACGCAGAGCTCCAGGCGCTGCGCGCCGAGCTCGCGCAGAAGCGCACGCTGGTCGAGCTCCTGCTCGACAACAACCCCGACGGGATCGCGATCCTCGGGGCGGACGGCACGATGAACACGAACGAGGTGGGCAGCCGCGTCCTCGGGGCCGTGCCGGCGAACACCGCGCCGGGCGACTGGTCCGAGGGCTTCGGCTACTTCGCGGCGGATCGCGTGACTCGCAAGTCGTTCGACGAGCTCCCGGCGGTGCGCGCCGCGCGCGGCGAGACGATCGTGGACGAGCTGCTCTACTGCGTGGGCGCGACGGCGCCGGACGGCGTGATGCTCTCGTGCTCGGCGCGCCCGCTCCCGGGCGGCGGATCGATCACGGTCTTCCGTGACGTGACCGAGCGCGTGAAGCTCGAGTCGGAGCTCGCGACGCGGAACGACGCGCTCGCGAAGCGCGAGGAGGAGAACCGCGAGCTGATCGAGCGCCTGCGCGTCGCGCTCGACGAGCTCTCGACGCCGGTGCTCGAGGTCGCGGAGGACGTGCTCGTGCTCCCGGTGATCGGCCTCGTCGACACCCAGCGCAGCGCCGCGATGTCGGAGCGCCTGCTCGCAGAGGTGGTGCGCACGCGCTCGAAGCACGTGATCGTCGACCTCACCGGCGTCGAGCTGATCGACACCGGCACCGCGGATCGTTTCGCGAAGCTCGCGCGCGCGGTCGAGCTGCTCGGCGCGAGCTGCGTGCTGAGCGGCCTGCAGCCCGCGGTCGCGCAGACGCTCGTCGAGCTGGGCGTGGAGTTCTCCGGGCTCGACACGCAGCGCAACCTGCGCCACGCGCTCGAGCACACGATGCGCGCGCGGCGCGCGTTGAAGACGCGCGACCGTGAGCGCGAGCGCGGCACGGCCCGCGAGGGGCGCTGAGCCGGTGCGGACGGGCGCTCGTACGAACGACGTCGAGCACGCGGTCGCGATCACGCTGCGCCGTTATCTCTCGGAGATCCTCGCCGACTCGGTGCGGCGTCGCGCCCAGGCGGCGCTCGGGATCGCCGAAGGATCGCTCGCCGTCGCGGATCTCTCGCGGCTCGTGCCCCGCCTCGAGCAGGGCGTGAAGCTCTTCGTCGACCCTGCGCTGCAGCCCGCGCTCATGCGCGAGCTCGCCGCGCTCGAAGGCCCGCGGCCGGTGCCGGCGCGCGAGTCGCACGCGATCACGACGGAGGAGGACATCTCGCGCGTGCGCATCCGGGCGCGCGAGCTCGCGCTCGAGCTCGGCGCGACGAGCCTCGGCGCGCAGCGCGCGGCGACGGTCACGAGCGAGCTCGCGCGCAACATCGTCGCGTACGCGCCGCCGGGCAGCGTCGATCTCGAGCCGGGACGCGGGGAGCGAACGCTCGCGATCCGCGCCGTCGATCGAGGCCCCGGGATCGCGATGCTCGACGAGGTGCTCGGCGGCGCGTACCGCAGCCGCACCGGGCTCGGGAAGGGCCTGCTCGGCGTGAAGCGGATCGCGCTGCGGTTCGAGGTGAAGACGGGTCCGAACGGGACGACCGTGGAGACGGAGGTGGCGCTGTGAGGGCGAGGACGACGACGACCTACGATCGGTCCGCGACGACGACGATCCCGATCCTCGAGCTCTGGGGCAACCTCGTGGTGCCGCTCCAGGGCGAGATCCGCGACTCGCAGATGGACGAGCTCCGCGATCGTCTGCTCGCGCGGCTGCGCGATCGCGGCGCGCGCGGGCTCGTGATCGACGCCTCGGGCGTGTGGCTGCTCGACAGCCATCTCTGCTCGATGGTCGGTCGCATCGCGCGCGCGGCGCGCCTCATGGGCGCGGAGACGTTGCTCTGCGGGCTCGGCCCCGACGTGGTCACGACGCTGCTCGACATGGGCATCGAGCTCGAGGGCATCCGCACCGCGCTCGGCCTCGAGGAGGCGCTGGAGCAGCTCGGCGTGCACGCCGAGAGCCCCGACGAGGAGGACGACGTCTGGGACGAGCTCTTGGACGGGCGCGACGACGAGGACGAGGGTGAAGGCGAGCGCGACGCGCGCGATGCCTGACGGCGAGGCGCGCCGCGTCGTGTGCAGCGACGCGCGCGATCGCCTCGTCGCGTCGATCGTGGTGCGCGCGTTCGCGGGCTCCCTCGGGTTCCCGCCGCGCGCGTGCCTCGAGCTCGCGATCGCGGCCGCCGAGCTCGCGTCGAACGCGGTGCGGCACGGTGGTGGCGGCGTGCTCGAGGTGCGTGTGCTGCGCGACGGTGCGCGTGTGGGCGTCGAGCTCGCCTGCTCCGACGAGGGTCAGGGCATCCCCGACCCCGACGCGGCGGTGCGCGACGGCTGGTCGCGCGGTCGCGCGCTCGGCCCCGACGACCCGTGGCACGAGGGCCTGGGACGCGGGCTCGGCGCGGTGTCGCGCGCGGTCGACGAGCTGATGTTCGTGCCTGCGCGCGAGGGCCGTCACGTGGTGCGCGCGCGCCGCTGGATCCCGCGTTCGCGCGCTTGACGCCAGCCGATGCCCAGCGTCACGCTCACCCGCGTGGAGAACGCAGTCCCGACGCCGATCGCTCGTCCGATGCCGGCCCCCACGGGGCTCGGGATCGAGCCCGGGACGTGGGTCTCCCGGCTGACCTGGGCGATCCTCTTCGCGCTGCCGACGGCGGTGTTCATCACGGCCGCGTGGCTCACGCCGAACCCCGAGGGGCACGGCACGCACACGCAGCTCGGCCTTCCGCCGTGCGGCTTCCTCGTGTTCACCGGGTACCCGTGCCCGGGCTGCGGCCTCACGACCGCGTTCTCGTACATGATCCGCCTCGACGTGCTCGGGGCGTGGCACGCGAACCCGTTCGGCATCGCGCTCTTCCTCGCGGTCGCGCTGTTCATCCCGTTCGCGGCGCTCGGCTTCGTGCGCGGCTGGTCGGTGGTGTCGGCGCTCGATCGCGTGCACGCCGAGAAAGTCGCGATCGTGCTCGCGCTGCTCTCCGTGATCTCGTGGGTCACGCGCATCGCGCTGATCTCGCTCGCCTGAGCGCGCCCGCGCTCGACGCGCTGCCGGCGTCGCTCGCATCGCGTCACCTCGCGCGCCCCGACGATCCCGACACGCGCGCCTGGCTCGATGCGAACGCATCGCGTCCCCACGGCGCGCTCGCGACCGCGCTGCATCGCGCGCTGCGCCGCGTCGCGTCGGACTACGACGTCGACGCGTGGCTCGGGATGCACCCGATGCACCTGCTCGGCACGACGTCGTGGCGCGCGCTGCTCGGCGCCGAGCACGTCGGCGGGGCGCTGCTCGACGTCGGTGCGGGCAACGGCGACGTCACCGCGACGCTCGCGCCGCTCTTCGATCGCGTCGTCGCGACCGAGACGTCGCGCCCGATGGTGCGTCGCTTGCGCGCGAAGGGCTTCGACGCGCACCCGATCGATCTCGCGACCGAGCGGCTGCCCGATGCGACGACGCGCTTCCGCGCCGTCGCGCTGCTCGACGTGCTCGATCGCTGCGCGCGCCCGCGCTCGCTGCTCGACGCCGCGCTCTCGGCGCTCGAGCCGCGCGGCGCGCTGATCATCGCGTCACCGCTGCCGATGCGACCGCACGTCGACGTGGGCGGGCACACCGTCGATCCCGACGAGCCGCTCGGCGTCGAGGGTGATGGCTTCGAGGACGCGCTGGTGTCGCTGGTCGACACGCTGCTCGCGCCGCGCGGCCTCGAGGTCGAGCGGTGGACCCGCGCGCCCTATCTCGCGCGGGGCGATCGCGACGCGCCGCTCCACGTGCTCGACGACGTGGTGCTCGTCGCGCGTCGTCGCTGAGTGCCGCGGTGGCACTGGCAGTGCCACGGTGGCACTGGCAATCAGGCGTCCTGCGCGACCGACTCGATGCGCGACGCGTCGTCCGCACGACCGAGCGCGCGCAGACACGCCGCGAGCATGCGCATGGCGGTCGTCTCGCCCTTGCGATCCCCGGCACGCCGCGCGAGCGCCAGCGCGCGCAGCGCGAGCCGCACCGCGCCCGTCGCGTCCCCACCGCGCAGCGCGACGGCGCCCTCCGCCAGCGGCTGCCGCGGATCCGCGTCCTTCGCCGCCCCGCGATACCCCCGCGCCTTCGCGAGCGAGAGCCGCGCCGCGCCGAGATCGCCGCGCATCAGATCCGCGAGCGCACGGAAGCGCGACACCGCGGCCATGTCGCTGCCCGACGCGACCGCGCGCTGCAGCAGCTGATCGAGCGCGACGAGATCGTGCGAGCGCACCGCCTCCTCCGCGGCCGCCGCGAACGACGAGCGACGATCGTCCTCCTCGCCGCGCGAGTCGATCACGCCCGACTGCGTCGACGCGAGATCGTGGGCCGCGAGCGAGACCTGCTCCGTCGGCGGCTCGGTGTCGCGCACCGGGTGCTTGCCCGTGCCCTCGAGCTCGTCGAGCGCGATCTCGGCAGAGGGCGGCGCCGCGTCCTCCTCGTCCCAGTCGGACTTGGGCGGCACGGTCGCCGACGCGCGCGAGAGCGCATCGACGTCGTGCGACGCGCCCGTGCCGAGCCGGCCGAGCAGCATCGCGATCCGCGACGCCGCGCGCCGGTAGCCCGTCTCCAGCGCGGCGCGACCGATCTCCATCAGCCGCGCGCTGCCGCGTTCCTCGAGCCCGCCTTCGATCTCGTAGTACGCGAGCTCGGCGCGCAGCGAAGGCAGCGCGACGTCGTCGGCACCTCGCTCGAGCAGTGCCTCCGCGACGAAGCGATGCAGCTCGGCCGCGCGCGCGGGAGGCATGCCCTGCACGACGAACCGGCGCAGGAACGACGAGCTCGGGTGCGGCCGCATCACGCCGTGCGGCGCCGCGCCGGCGGGCCATCCACCGTCGGGCGAGAGCCACGCCTCGCGCGCGAGCCGATCGAGCGCGCGCGCCCTCGCCTTCTCGCTCACTCCGTCGCGCGACGCGACCGCCTCGATCAGCTCGCGCGTCGCGCCCTCGGGCGACACGCAGACCGCCTCGAGCAGACGGCGCGGCTCGTCCTCGAGCCGCGACATCCGCTCGTCGACGACCTCCTCGAGCGGGATCGCGCTCATCCCGCCGCGCGGCGCGCCGCGCCACACGAACCCGTCGCCCTCGACGACGAGGTCCCCCGACGCGATCAGCGCGCGCGCGACCTCGACCACGCCGAGCGGGGTCTCGCCGCCGAGCACCGCGATGCGGCGCGCGAGCTCGGGATCCGTCGCGTCACCGAGCACCGTCTGCGCGACCGCGCGCGCGTCCGACGTGCGCAGCGGCGGCAGCACGAGCTCGCGCACCGGCTCCGCGAGACCGGTCGGGAGCTTCACGTCGACGGGATACCGCGCGATCAGCGCGATCGGCGCGCCGATCGCGCGCGCACCGAGCAGCACGTCGAGGCTCGCCGCGTCGACCATCGCGAGCGGCGTGAGGAACACCCAGCTGCGCGCGTCGCGCCCGCCATCACCGACGCGCGAGAGCAGCGTCGCGAGCGCGTCCGCGACGGCATCGCACGGAGGCAGACCGCCGCGCAGCGTCACGCGCAGCACGCGTCCCGCGCTGCGCCCCGCCGCGTCGTCTCCGCACGCCGCGATCACCGCGTCGTCCGCGCCGAGCGTCCGCCCGAGCGCGTAGCGCAGGCTCGCGAGCGGCGCGATGCCGCCCGCCGCGCTCCCGACCGGCAGCAACAAGCGCGGCCGGAGGCGCGCCATCGCCGCGCTCACCAGCTCGATCGCGCCCGCACCGACCGGCCCGCGCAGCACCACCGCGGGCGCCTCGCGCGAGCCCAGCATCGACACGAGCGACTCGAGGTGCTCCGCGGTGATCGGCGCGATCGGCGGGCGCGTGAGCTTGCCGATCGCCTCGCCCACGGTGTCGAGCCGGTGCGCGCGATCGACGACCGAGCCGCGCGGCCCACCGACGCCGGTCGAGACCTGGCGTCCGAACAGGAAGAGCCCCTCCGCGCGTTCCCGCGCCGCGGGATCGAGCACGACCTCGCCCGACTGCGCGCGTGCGGCGAGCGCCTCCGCGATCTCGACCGCGCGTCCCGCTCCGTCCTGCAGCGTCCCGAGCGCGACGCCGATCACGATCGCGAGCTGCTGTCGCTCCGCCTCGTCGACCAGATCCATCGCGACGTCGAGCACGTCGGACGTGTCGCCGGGATCGAACGCGCCGACCACGGTGCCCGAGATCGTCGCGAGGATCTCTCCGCCCGCCGCGAGCAAGCGCGCGCGCACGGTCCGCGCCCACCCCACGATCACGCCGGGTTGGCTGAGATCGTCCCGCCCGCGCGTCGCGAGGCGATGCCAGACGATCAGTCGCTCGACCGTGCCCAGCGGCCGCTCCGCGACGCGTCAGGAGCCTTCGAGCTTGCGCTTGAGGGCCGCGAGATCGTCCTCGACGGCCGCGCCACCGCTCTTCTTCTCGAGATCGCGGAAGCGACGCTCGACCGCCGCGCGCTCGGGATCGTCGAGCAGGTTCGATGCTTCGACCTCGGCCTCGAGCTGATCGATGCGGCCCGAGAGCTGATCGAGCCCGTCGAGCGTCTCCGCGCCGAAGCGGCCGCCACCGGCGCCGCCCGCGCTGCTGCTCTCTCGCGCGCGGCGCACCTGCGCGGCGAGCGTCGTCTTGCGCGCCTTGAGGTCCTCGATCTTTGCTTCGATCTGCTCGAGCGTGCTCTGCAGATCGCGCGCGCTCCCGAACGCGGCGTCGGCCTGCTTCTGGACGTTGTCCTGCGTGGACTTCGCCTTCTGCTTCATCTTCAGCGCTTCGCGCGCGAGCTGCTCGTCACCCGAGCGGAGCGCGAGGACCGCCTTGTCCTCCCAGCTCTTCACCTCGTCGCCGTGCTCCGCGACCTTCTTCTCGAGGCGCTTCGCGGTGCCGAGCTGCGTGACCAGCTCCTTCTTCGCGCGCTTCAGCTCGTTCTCCATATCGAGAACGGTCTGATCGAGGAGCTTCGCGGGATCCTCGGCGCGGTCGACCAACGAGTTGAGGTTCGACTTCAGGACCCGGTTGAAACGATCGAAGATGCCCATCGCCTTCTCCGCTCCGCGAGATCGCAGGTTGCCACGGCGCTCGCGCTTTAGGAAGCGAACGCGTCGGTGCGCGCGCGGTCGTCGACTCGACGCGCACGAAAGAGCAAGCG includes:
- a CDS encoding STAS domain-containing protein → MESTATTTDIHAELQALRAELAQKRTLVELLLDNNPDGIAILGADGTMNTNEVGSRVLGAVPANTAPGDWSEGFGYFAADRVTRKSFDELPAVRAARGETIVDELLYCVGATAPDGVMLSCSARPLPGGGSITVFRDVTERVKLESELATRNDALAKREEENRELIERLRVALDELSTPVLEVAEDVLVLPVIGLVDTQRSAAMSERLLAEVVRTRSKHVIVDLTGVELIDTGTADRFAKLARAVELLGASCVLSGLQPAVAQTLVELGVEFSGLDTQRNLRHALEHTMRARRALKTRDRERERGTAREGR
- a CDS encoding ATP-binding protein codes for the protein MRTGARTNDVEHAVAITLRRYLSEILADSVRRRAQAALGIAEGSLAVADLSRLVPRLEQGVKLFVDPALQPALMRELAALEGPRPVPARESHAITTEEDISRVRIRARELALELGATSLGAQRAATVTSELARNIVAYAPPGSVDLEPGRGERTLAIRAVDRGPGIAMLDEVLGGAYRSRTGLGKGLLGVKRIALRFEVKTGPNGTTVETEVAL
- a CDS encoding STAS domain-containing protein, which produces MRARTTTTYDRSATTTIPILELWGNLVVPLQGEIRDSQMDELRDRLLARLRDRGARGLVIDASGVWLLDSHLCSMVGRIARAARLMGAETLLCGLGPDVVTTLLDMGIELEGIRTALGLEEALEQLGVHAESPDEEDDVWDELLDGRDDEDEGEGERDARDA
- a CDS encoding ATP-binding protein; amino-acid sequence: MPDGEARRVVCSDARDRLVASIVVRAFAGSLGFPPRACLELAIAAAELASNAVRHGGGGVLEVRVLRDGARVGVELACSDEGQGIPDPDAAVRDGWSRGRALGPDDPWHEGLGRGLGAVSRAVDELMFVPAREGRHVVRARRWIPRSRA
- a CDS encoding DUF2752 domain-containing protein encodes the protein MPAPTGLGIEPGTWVSRLTWAILFALPTAVFITAAWLTPNPEGHGTHTQLGLPPCGFLVFTGYPCPGCGLTTAFSYMIRLDVLGAWHANPFGIALFLAVALFIPFAALGFVRGWSVVSALDRVHAEKVAIVLALLSVISWVTRIALISLA
- a CDS encoding methyltransferase domain-containing protein, which encodes MGHAHRADLARLSAPALDALPASLASRHLARPDDPDTRAWLDANASRPHGALATALHRALRRVASDYDVDAWLGMHPMHLLGTTSWRALLGAEHVGGALLDVGAGNGDVTATLAPLFDRVVATETSRPMVRRLRAKGFDAHPIDLATERLPDATTRFRAVALLDVLDRCARPRSLLDAALSALEPRGALIIASPLPMRPHVDVGGHTVDPDEPLGVEGDGFEDALVSLVDTLLAPRGLEVERWTRAPYLARGDRDAPLHVLDDVVLVARRR
- a CDS encoding PspA/IM30 family protein, coding for MGIFDRFNRVLKSNLNSLVDRAEDPAKLLDQTVLDMENELKRAKKELVTQLGTAKRLEKKVAEHGDEVKSWEDKAVLALRSGDEQLAREALKMKQKAKSTQDNVQKQADAAFGSARDLQSTLEQIEAKIEDLKARKTTLAAQVRRARESSSAGGAGGGRFGAETLDGLDQLSGRIDQLEAEVEASNLLDDPERAAVERRFRDLEKKSGGAAVEDDLAALKRKLEGS